Genomic window (Poecile atricapillus isolate bPoeAtr1 chromosome 10, bPoeAtr1.hap1, whole genome shotgun sequence):
ACAAGGACCCAGCACGCTCTGGGCAGCTTTTGCAGTGATAAATAATGGATTCTCCCCTAGCCAGGCTCCAGTTCTCAGGCTTTTATCTCCCCTCCTGCCATATGTTGTTCCAGGGATCCCTGCTAACCCTGTGACATTTTCATCTGTCCCCAGACTCCACTGTATGGCAACATGCCACATGTCAGGAATTCCCACCTCGGCTTGTTCCAGCGGAGCAGGAGCGCAGTGggaagctctgctgctgcatccATTCAGTTTATATTAAATACTCTTGagctgctgttaaaaaaaaaacagccccaaatttGGCATCCCttcagccaggagcagggctggcagctctgggatAATCACTGACCTGTCAATTAGCTTGCCCTGCAGGATGGCAGGTAAAAGGTCGATGCCATCAATCTGTCTGTCACTGGGAGGCGGCAGATTCGCCAGGGAGAGGCTGGTGCTGAACAGATCCATCACACTGCCCAGCTGATGGCTGAcctgcaacaaaaaaaaaatcaacagaaacaCTTTTCCAAAGAGCCCTTCAGGAAAATCTATATGGAAACGGGTTCCCTCCAAAGCTCCCTGAAAGCTCTCCCTTTACACTGCTGCAGTCACCAGCAAACTCCTCTGAAAACAAGAAGGCAAAGGAAATCATCCCTATTTCTCTGCCTCCAGGGAGAATTTGcattttgattctttttttttttcccattttcctctccctctcctcacTCCTGTGTATCCCTTTTCCAGGAGTGTGTTGTCACAGGGCTCAACTTAATTTAGCAAATTCCAGCTCATTTGTGGATTGAAAAATCAGCACTTAcaccaaggggaaaaaaagtccttgatttgtttcccttctccaggtcaTCTCTGGAGTCCAGAATACCCTGAGAGAGTTCCCAGAAAGCACAGGGATAGATGGATAATAACAAAAAGAGCCTGATGACTTCATCTGCAAACCATTTCCAACAATTCAAGAACTATAAAGTTGTGGTATTTTTAGTCCATATTTTAAtaagggagaaaaacatctggATTTGGCTTCAATGGAGATGTGcaagggttgtttttttttttttcccctttttccttacTTGGAAGCCATACTCATCTCTCTGctcttaattatttatattttaaaacccTACAAAGTCTGTTCTGCCTGATTGTTTCTGAGTCTTTGCTCCCTCCCTGATTGTGGGAGCTGTTGTAGGGTATTTAATTAGTCAGTGACACACTCAATTAAAGCAGATGCTGCCAGCTCAGGAGCACCAGGATGCACCAGCATAAGATGTGACAGGGAAAGAGCATTTTCAGCCACAGCACTTGTTGGGAAACAAGAAACCATTGGATACAACCTCACAGCTGTGAGTACCAAAGCACTTTCTGACTACAATCCAAGTCCAGTCCCAACAGAACAATGCATGAACTATCAAAGACTTTTTACCTCTGATTCCTTCTACTCACAAACAGACCCCCGGCCTCTAAGCTGacacaaattatttaaatgcaaCAAATGATGACATGATAAATGAATTTTTGTGAGATGCTGGctcaaaaaataaaggaaaaaaaaaaagggatacTAAACCTTGTATTAGGAGGCTGGGCTGAACAAAGTGAATACAAAGGaagaattaagaaattaaaaaaagaactgGAGAAAGCAACATGCAGGGGCCTAATTACAAGTTTAACATTACAATATCACATTACTTGATTACAGTAATTTCAATCTTTAATGGCTTTCATTCATCAGGAGGTGTTGGCAGGAACACATCTTATTAAAGCTGCATGCAAGAATCCTGCCACAATTCCTTGGGAGGAAACAAAGTGCAAAGCTTGAAACACAAGGAGAAACCTGGCTGTGGAAATCCTTGGGAAAGCAGCTGGATCAGCTGACCAAGACCAAGAGGCCCTTGAGTTCAGGATTTATCCATGGCCACTGCCTGGGAAAGGTCCTgctcagcctggccctgggagcagggaaaaagggagatgcttcccagagaagctgtggcttccccagctctggaagtgctcaaggccagcttggatgggatttggagaacatttattccttattttaGAGCAGCCTATTCTTCTCCTTAAAATGATTTTaatcatccagtcccacctcCTGGCCCAGATCACAGGATGGTGTCCAGGCACTTCTGGGATGTCTCCTAAggaacctccacactccctCTGGGCACAGAGGAAAGAAGCTCTGCCTCATGTCCAGCTGGAACTTCCTGGGATCAGTTCCTGcccatccctcctgtgccaCAACTgggccctgggagcagagcccgggtcctgctctgtgcctgtccctgcacaAGGACGTGGCTGAGGTCCCTCTGTTCCTGCACAAGGACATGGCTGaggtccctctgtccctgcacaaGGACATGGCTGaggtccctctgtccctgcacaaGGACATGGCTGaggtcccctctgtccctgtccctgcacaagGACATGGCTGAGGTCCCTCTGagccctgtccccccaggctgggcagctgcagctccccagggctgaaGTTCAGGCCATGAGCAGCCCCTGCTGAGCTCCTCCCTGGGCTCATtcccacctgcagagctccagaaggagcagctccaacccctcctgctccccccacCCGCTGCAGGAGCCAGCCCCTGGCTGAGCCCTTTTGTAATCAGAGCTCTCACAATTTCTCCATCTAATCCAAAAGTCACTTTTCCTGTTGTGGCTCCGTCCCAGCGCCTCAATCTTTTGATAAGAGGCAATCACTGACCCTGGGCTCGTGCCTTTAATGTCACCTCATTTATCCAGAGCGTGGGGACAATCCTGGGGAGCCACCACGCTCCCCTTGTCCTGGCCCTTATTAACCAGCACCAGATGTAGATGACTCTCTTTAATCATCCAATTACGTTTCTGGTCTCAGACAACATTTTTGCCGTGAAGCAGAGAAAACTTCTTAAGGAAATTAAATGCCCATGCCACAGCCACTTGGATTTatctgtgctctgcagcaccacactgaagaaggaaaaagggaaaaaaaaaaaaaaaggttaatatttatataaaactttgaagtattttcagagaaaaaataaaaaaaattaccatttttctCCTGTCAACAGGGCTCTTTCATTCTAGTTGCCtttcccttttatttatttcttttttttttttttttttttcaagaaaagaaaaagaaaaatccagagAGGGCAACAGcccagagaaaataaataatatataaacgGAGGGAGATCAGATATTGCTGTATCAGTGAGGAACAGCCGGTATTACGCACGTAAGGacggatttttttccccctccttccctcccttctttttaATAAACTCTCAGTATCCACACAACGtctttaagaaaatgaaatccTTTTGCTGTGGGCCACGGCGCTGGAAGAAATAGTCCCCAGCGCTGTTATCAGCGCTTTCAAGCTTTAACTCTGAATCAAAGGCGACAATTAATAAAGTCGCCCCCGCCAGGAATGGAAAGGAGGAAAGCTAAATATTTGAAACTGGGTGAACAAATGTCAGggtgtttttaaataaaatccttttACAGTTATCACAGCGAGCAGACCTGATATCCCTGTCTAATTCAATTTCAATTTGCGCCCCATGGGAGATAGGGAAGAAAAGGTTGCAATGCTGTCTTTGGGTTGATATgttcttttctccttcaggaaGCAGGCACGagagaggaaggggaggagggtgaggggagagaggaggaggattCAAATACCAATagaatatgatttttttttttccagctggatcCTTCCAGAAGGCAGATGTGATGTGGGGAATGTTGAAACGCTGATTTGTTGTGAATTCACCTGGAAAACGGAGCCGAGGAGGGAAGTGCAGCGAGGCTGTTTGTGTGGGAATAAATATTCCTGGTGGGGGAGTAGAACTCACTGAGTGTTGATGCCAAGAGCAACACACACTCCTGAGGCATCTTTCCCCTCCAAAAACCTGCAAACCAGCCAACTGCACCAATTATCCCGAGCTCCATGGAGAGCCTGGCAGGTGctcccaccctgtccccctCACTCCTTGTTTAGATCAAGATGCTCCTTTATTCCAGTACATTAATGTGCTCTTTAATAAAAACAACCCCCCCCCAGCCTTATGTATCGATAAAATTATTAACAAACTGCCAGgaagaatcatggaatggtttgggttggaagggacctgaaagctGATCcagttccatgggcagggacaccttccactatcccagcttgttccaagctccatccaagctggccttgggcactgccagggatccagggacagacacagctgctctgggcacctgtgccagggcctgtccaccctcagagggaagaattccttcccaatatcccacctaaccctgccctctggcagtgggcaGCCATTTCCCCTTCTCCTGGCACTATCTGTCCATATAAAAAgtccttttctctgcttttcccaaggCATTGGAAGGCTGCAATGAGTTCTCCTTGGAGCATTCCCATCAGGAGACAGAGCTTTCCACACAACAACTGGATCTCACTGGCTAGAGATGCAAACTCTGTTTTCCTGGCTGCACTTGTTCCACCTGAAACAGCTCCTGGCCCTTCCCGTGCTCCTCAAATTGAAAGAAACAaccactgccctgggagcaAACCCAGCATGGGAAGGACTTGACCCTTCAGCTTTGTGCTGGAGTTCAGATCTCCCAAGCCTTTGTTTCCTTCAGCTCCTGAAAAGGAGCAACAAGAGAATTTGAAGCAGCTTTCCCACATTTTACAGCTACTTGGAGTGCACAGGACGGGGATGAGCAGTTAAAACTCCTCCAGAGGATGGTGAAGCTACAGCaaggtacagaaaaaaaaaaaaaaagccaaaaatgtaGTGGTGGACACAAGTCTCTCACCTGTGGTCAGGGCTGCTGagggagcagtgctggagccTCGAAGGCAAGAACACAAGCAGAAAACACAGGTGAGTTTCTATCACAGttactgagcagcagcagcagcagcagcagataaGGAGGATTTGAAGTTCAGCATGTGCTTAAGGGTGATACTGGCATGGTGGAGGAGGGATTTTGGGTGCATCTCAAAATCTgggagctccaggcacagctcagctgccCAGCCCACCgtgcacacacagctctgcacagcaaATGCCTCTTCCAAGGAATTCAAGCAGCAGCTCACAAAAACTACCTGGGAGAGGGGTCCCAGCCAGGCAGAAAAGAAGCAGGCACAAGgatttctctctcctcctgTTCTTAATTATCCTCAGAGTTACTACAatggaaagaatttttaaatttgggCATTTTCTTGTCCCCATTTATAATGCATGTTTACTTTTAGCACATTATTTAGTTTGGACCCAGCAAACAAAACACTCAGCTGCAGTTTCATGTTCTCCTTTGCTAGCCCAGGGCTGTTGTACTTGGCTTGCAAAAGCTTTATGgaaatgtttaaatttaaacaaaaagactgttttcatttcaaattagaaaaataataaaccatCCTTGGTAGGTTTGGTGAACTCTCGAAAAATAATGAAACCAAACCACCCTCCTGCCCTCAGCTGCAGATCTGAGCTGCCTCATGGTCCCTCCTAAATGTAAATGATAAATTATCATTAGCCTGCCTCAATTAAACCACCCCAATGGAATGCAACTTCcacaaatgttttatttatgacCAGTTTGCAGGCTGGAGCACAGTGCCCAGTTAATGAAGGATCACTTTCTGCAGGGCTCAGAGATGCTCACCAGggggagggggctgtgctgtccctgtgatCCCACAGCAGGATTGATTGCATCCTTCTGTAATGAGAGCTGGGACaaggggggctggcagtgccactgGGGGGTTATTTTGAAGTGATCATATCTGCATTTGTGtgcaggcagcacagagcaATAATGTGGTGTCTAAACCTCCCTGAGTGGAACTTCCATCAAGCACCAAAGTGAGAGATGTGAGGGTCAAACCACCCGGTACCTCAGAGCACGGAGAGTGTGGGGAACAAATTCCTGCTCTTCACACACCAATTTGTTCCAACACATGAAAAATATCGAGGTCCAAAAGAGTAAAGGGTTTAAAAAGATCAGAAAGACAAGAGCAGACCCTGGCTGCTCACAGCAAAGTTGAGCACAGACCCTCTAAATGCAAATTTGGAATAAAACGGCACCATTatctggggcagcagcagctccttatTCACACAAACACCTGGACTTGGGGCACAGTAAAAGTGTGAAGCAAAACCCCCTGAGCCCAGCAAGGAGCTCTGCACTCCCTGCAgacccccagggctgtgtgaaGTGCCCAAGGCACAGACTCACCCCTCCTGCAGGGATGTGGCCAGGCCACCAGGCGATGGCCGGCTCCCTCATGCCACCCTCGAAGGTGGTTTGTTTGCCACACAGGAAAGGCCCATTGCTTCCTCCTAGGGACAGAAAAGAAGCTTTAAAACCACACAAAACACCAGCATTTCAAAAAGACACTGTCACCCAGGCTGCTTTGAAATGAATTCTCATTTCTGCATGGTTGCTTTTTCAAACAACACAGCcagagttgggttttttgtcaTTATTTCCTTGTTTGctgtgttgtggttttgttgtgttttttttttttcaatatccATTTGTGATGAAATTTTAGGAGTGTCTTTTAAGCACATGGAGAAAGTGACAGATAAGCACACCTTGCCATCAACaaccaaattaaaaacaaaccccaaacaaacaggaAATACCTCACTGGTGTTTGCCTTCTCTCTAAGGGTGTTAACTGCTGTCTGTAACCAAAGGAAATCTGATGCTTTCAGGCAGAAATAGTGTTTTTTCATtatgattttaaattttacagtACCAGAATATTAGATGAAGGTATAAGAGTGCATTCCCTGAATGCAGGTCACTCTCAGAGATGGCCAAGGCTCTGCAGGAATATCTGGAGTTTCAACCCAACCTTGGAGCTCAGCTGGCCAAGGAACAACCAGGGAGGTCTCATAACTGATTCCAGGTCACACAAAGTCAAAGGCAgtggctgagctgaaatcagAACTGAGGTTACTCCCTGCTCTGTGGTTCAATAACCACAAGCCAAGCCTGGCTCCAAAGAGAAGAGAGCAGGTTCTAAAATCAATTTGCAGTGATTTGTTTCAGAGAAACTAtcatttaaacaaaagaaaatttgttAGGTAACAAAAATCTTTTCTCTTCTTGATATTTTTCATGAGAGCTAAAGAATGAGGGACTCTTGAACTCTCTCTAATTGCAGAGAAGGCTGAAATATGCATTTGGCAGACAGAGAGTAAACACCCTGCTAAGTTACTGAGCCTGGTTCTCAATAAATTACAGAATATTCCCTCCCTGACAGTGCAAATACACACAGGTAACAGCAACACTGGGGCAGGAAAAATTCCATTTGGCCAAGGACACCTCCTCCAACAGTGACCAGAAGCACTGAACATAAATTATTCCAAACATAAATACTCTTGTCTTTTGAGGCTTCTCCTAACTCCTAACACAGACCCCACACACAggggttttttctccttagaGAGAGAGATTTAAGATCTAAGAGAGATTTCCCAAGGCCAGGTTTGTTCAGTTGAGCCTCACCTTGTTTGGGAGCTGAAATGAGAGCAGCCCCATTATCAGAGGTGAAAAACACAAAGGTGTTCTCACTGatccccagctgctggaggtgcttCAGGATTTTCCCAATGCTGTCATCGATTTCCCGCACAGCATCCCCATACCTGAGGCAAAAGGAGATGCAAAACActtaaagcagcaaaaaaacaaaGGGTCAGCACAACGTTCAGTGGATTTAATTTGTACCTGTGCTGCAGAAATCCTTCTCATGCATCAGGTTTTCTGCTGCCACTGCAAACTTTTGTGTCTCTGGCCTGCAGAGAGCAGCCCCTCTGGGGTATTGAGGGTCAGGGCTTGGACAGAGAAATTCAGCCATAAAATTCACAAACAGAGGCAAACCCACCTTGTCACACACTGGGAGGCATTAACACAGCTTTCCTTATGGTTAGAAACTTTTTGAAGCAACACTCCCAGCGTCTACAGAGCTCTTTGCCTCCTCCAAACTGCATTTTTAGGAGTGCTTTTCTATTTGCTGGTCTGATTTACAGGCTTTTAAAACAGGCACTAATGATACAAAAGCCTTCTAAAAAATCATCTGTGCCACAGACAGCATTTCATTCCTCACACAACCAGCAAAGGAGCTTAGAGCCCCCCTCTTCCCCCTGGGGTCACGTGAGCTTCAGTTCAGATTAAAACCAAATAATGAAAGAACAATCCAAGCAAATAATGCATTTCAGCACACACACTTGAGGAGTGATCCATCCCCTTGGATCTACCAACCACTGCTCAGgttggctgctccagctgcaggaggtATTCAttaaaacaaccccaaaaccaacatCCCCAAAAGCAGAACTTACAGCCCTCTCTGACTTGTGCCCAGGAACTGTTTGGAGGCATAAACAGGAGCGTGGGTAGCATCAATTGCCCAGTATAAAAAAAATGGTTGCTGGCTGGCCTGCTGCTTGCTAATAAAATCCAGAGCTTCCTgtaaacagcaataaaaatgaatttatcCTCTGCTGTCgaaatttctcaaaaaaacaaataattaaaaagcatGAAGTCACCTTGGCTTAGAAGCCAGTACTAAAATAGTACCTGCAGGTAGAGCTGAGTCAAGTTGGCTTCACCTGTCTTCAGATCAATTTTGAAATCTTCATAGTATCTTAAGATAAAAGGaatcagagagggaaaaaaatcaatcctAAGGAATAAACATCacaaaaagttttttttttccccttttatggattttttttctgctgtgtaaGGAGGTGACAAACAAGACACAGTTAACACTCAGCAAATCCTcttcagtattaaaaatatgtcACCATAATTGTTCTTATGGGAGAAAGCAGTGACACAGCTTGGTCCAAATTAATGACTTCAAGTTTTGGACAGACCTGAGGGACTGGCCTTTTGCTGTAAGGGGCAAAATCCTTAAAAATCCCATGGTGATTCATCAAGAGCTGGTTGAAATGTGAATAACATTCCAGAAGTACACAACAACTTTCAGTGAGACAGAGAAATGCTGAAGCAGAACTTGGGCTGCTTTGGAAACATTATTTTAGAGGGATCTTCAGCCACCAGTAAAGCAGAGAAGGGCTGGGGAGTAACAGCAGCGAAATGAGACAACACCAGAGGGAAAAATGAATGGACAAGAAGGGCCCAGACTACAGACTGGGAGTTATGCAAACACACAAAATGTTATTCCaaacaggaagagaaggaaCAAAGAGGTCTTTCAGCACAGAATGGGAGCAGCTTCCAAGAGTGGAGTGAAAGGCTCACAGGAAGGCTTCAGGATGAGCAAACAGCTCTGGGAGGGCAGCTCCACATCCCTACACCATCCACATGACTCTTCCAGGTTGGTCATGGTGTTGGATCTTTATTAAGCACAGAATTGTGGAATCCCAGcatggtctgggttggaaggaaccctgAAGCCCCTCCAGGTCTGCAATGCCAGCAGGAAGAGCCCAGACAATGCCAGTGGCAGGCAAGGAGCTGGGTTACCTGCCAACCATCTCCCAGTCCCTGTACACGGGGATGTTGGGGCGCTCTCTGTTGTCGTAGGGCCCAAAGTGGCAGTTTGGGGACCCAAACCACTCATGAAAGCCGTGCCTCAGTGGGTGGAACTGGGGCCGGTGCCCCAAGTGCCTGGGAACAAGAGCAACAGGTCAGAGTTGCAGTTCTGCAAAGCAGCAAAACCTCAGCTCATCAGAACAGCATGCAAGAACACAGTCTCTACTTAAGAAATCAAAACTCAAAGCATTTCAATCACAAATTACTCCAGAGCAGTGTCTTGAGCTCTCTCACACTTGTTGCAAGCACAGCCATGCAGACTCACCCCAGTGCTCACttatattccattttatttactCTCCAATCAttgttttccactttttccttccactgGTGTCTTCTCCCATGCTGCCTGATGATCAGCACTGATGGACTACACTGCCCCAAACCACTGCAGAAATGTATATAATGTTTTACTTGAGGATTCTGATCTATGACAAGCCCCTTTCATCCCACTGAGCTGTAAAAACACAAGGCAGAGCTCATGAAATGCACCATTCTATCCTCATTCCCTTTATGGAGCATTCACACTGCCAAAATGGTACAAAGAGACCTGAATGGAAATGAAATTAGGTTTTTGTGTGCACATGTGGACATAAACCACGTTTAGCTACTCCTGATGACAGCTCCTCTCTAGTGTGCAGCTTGAAAATCTTCCATCCTTAACTTCCAGATGAAGCTCCTCTCTAATCTCCAGGTTTTGTACTGCAAATTCTACATTTCCTGCATTTATAGCACCCTGAAGACAGAGAATTCCCATCTTCTCTGTCTCTAAAGGGGATCTTGGTAGCTCAATGTTTATTTAATCATTCCACCTTCCCCTCACGAGCCTGGATCTGCCCCCTGTCCACTTTGTGCCATCCTCCTCTGCACCTTCTGAACAAAAAAGGCATAAAATGCATTCCCTTGGAATCAGAAAATGATCCTTGGAGTTACTCTGAGCTATTCCAAACTGAGTTATTACAGAAATAATCTTCATTTCAGCTATGATTACAGCTCGATGATGTAACTGCCACTGCAGGTCTGACCTGCAGGATTCCACCCTTTCCCCACTTGTACATGTGGGAACACAAAATTATTCTTGGCTGTTTCTACAACAGGGGAGATGGAAAAACACCTTATTCTAATAAAGCCCTGAAAGAACTTAGAGACATTGAACAATGACTGAGATCCAGACCAGTCTCTGCATCTTACAGCACAAAAAACTGAGATTTAATGAAACAAATTTCACACTGGTTGTGGGAAATACTTGACTTGCAAACTTATAATTAAACCATAGAATTTACTGTCACAGGACACCCTGGAAAGTTTTTAGAAGGGATGATGAAACAATAAGAaaattttctgctggaaaacctCTGTGAGGCCAGGGTGAGACTCCAATTTTACCTTGCATTTCTTTACACCTTTCCAGGGAGCGGGTATcactcccagccctgtccagggGAAGTTTTTTGGAAGTACAATAATGCCCTGCACATTTCTGCTTGGTCCTATTCCTGCTAACAGCTGCAGGTCCTTCCagatttgcttcttttttttttccacagaactGGCACCAATCTGCATTTGCCTTGTTTATTCCTTTTCCCTGGGTGTATGAATTTCCATTTATTAGCACTGAACTGCAGCTGATTGCACCCAGCCCACTGAGCTGATCCTTCAGAGCCTTCATTCTCCTGCTTGGATTTCTGCTGATAAATAATTCACTGTCTTAGGGTTGCATTGCTTTCTTCCCAATTCCAGCAGGTGAATCCAACCACAATTGAAACTCACCCTCCTCCAACTTACTAATGAAACTGATAAAGAAATTCCTATTACTTTCCACAGGAGTttagtttattaataaaaaccCAACATACAGCAAGAGTCAAAGATAAAAACCATGTAGGTGCTCAAGGCAAATTCCAAGAGAATATCCTGGTGTTTTCTGATTAAATAAGTGGTGTGAGGTGTGGATAAAAGCACAGAGTTGAGGAgtttataaatacaaatacacaTCCAAATAAAACCCCATCAACTCTTTGTATGAAGATCTATTAAGTACTTGTAATGTGAACACTCAAGAATTGATCCCAGCAGGGGGAAGATCCATCACACTTTCCAAAGTTGGACATTTGAGcttcaaaacagtttttttttcccctgtaattctgttttttctgctgctccttcccaacACACAGAGAGTGAAATCTCAAAACAAGAGATCTCCAAATCAATTTACCATTTGCCAATGATCTTATTGGTGTAACCAGCTTTCTTCAGGAGCTCTGGAAGCAGCAATTCGGAATCTTGGATTCCTCCTACTATATCCTGTGGTGTGTaagctgtggaaaacaaatcaaaaccatCCTTCTGACTCTTCAAAATATTACAGCAAACAGCTCATGTACTGAATCAGAAATAGCAACTAGTTTGGAGTCCCAGCAATGCCATTCCTTGGAAGTCCTTCCATGGGATAGGGAGAATAAATTGATCCAGGGAGACCAAAGGGAGATTTCCACCCACCGGTGAATGAGGGCAAATAATAAAGGGAGCTGCCACCCCAGAACGGAGGTGAGGTCCTTGAAAGGGAGATGTCCTAGAAATTCAGGTTGTaaatttgctttgtgttttctaAAATGAAGGCAGCTTTCTCCTAAATCAAACAGCCAATAAAGGTTCTTAGACTGCAAGAGCTGATATATTACAGGTTGGACCTGATGATcccaaaggtcttttccaacctaattcattctgtgattctgaaagAAATGAAGAGTCTCTCTCGGCCCCTGAGGCTCTCAGGTGTGACTTTGCTCTGGGAATCAACCCCTGGCTGCTGATTCCTGCCCAGCCACGTCCCAGCATGTGGTATTTGTCACTCTGGGACCCAAATCAGCCCAGGGATCTTCCCTGGAAGCACCACAGGCACAAGGGATGGAAAACTCCTCTAAAACTGGGTAGAAATCTGCCTGCTGAACAGCCAGATCTCCCCTCTGGGTATTAACACCCCCACCTTCACCAGACCACAACTCCCCTGCCCAGAGGAAACGATTCTCAGCCAGCAGAAACAAATGGCATCAAGCAGCCTGGTTTATCCTCTTaatttgaggagattttctGCTTGATGAGGAGGAAGCAATAAAATTCACACTTATTACCAGCACTTAACAGGGTTTGGTGACACACTGCAACATCCATGGGGAAGATCCCCTTTGTCCAAAGAGAAACTTCCTACAAGGCACAGAGGGAAAtcaggagaggaagggagatCAGGAATGAGGCTCCTACCATTCCTGGCGTGTCCATTTGTGGTGTAAAAGCCATTCCTGACCGGGAGCCGGCCCGTCAGCAGTGCTGCCCTTGCTGCAAACAacacaaacatttatttatatccATTCTCTGCTCAATATTCAGATTATTGTAGGAGGATGAGGCCAGCACACTGACTGGAGTGTGTCAGTGTCCTCTTGTCACAGCCAGCCACTAAATCACTCACAGTCTCCCATGAGTCATGGGGAGAATCAGCTCTGATGCATCATTTGAGTTATTCCAGCTGAAATTTGGCCCCTTTATTAAATTAGCCACACTGAAGAGTCATTCCTTTGAATAGTCAATGGAACAGCCCTTATATCTCAGTTATATACATATACTTATTATGTATTTAAGAGGAAATCCTAGCATAAACTGATGAGATGCTCAAGGCTAAGCTTTCGAGCTTGACTGAACAAAAATCatgaaatacaaagaaagaGCTGTCCAGCTTTGACAATAAAAGTCAAGTCCTGTCTGCAGGGAATATTTAAACAGATGTTTAACTTCAAGCATATGCAGTGCCACCACTGGATTAGCAGGATTTCAGCATATTTTAACTGCCTTTTCTGAGCAAGGACATCATCAACACACTGGTAAG
Coding sequences:
- the GALNS gene encoding N-acetylgalactosamine-6-sulfatase isoform X1, which codes for MASAALRPLCLCWALGPLWLCWALGPAAAATNTNILLLLMDDMGWGDLGAFGEPSKETPNLDQMAAEGMLFLDFYTANPLCSPSRAALLTGRLPVRNGFYTTNGHARNAYTPQDIVGGIQDSELLLPELLKKAGYTNKIIGKWHLGHRPQFHPLRHGFHEWFGSPNCHFGPYDNRERPNIPVYRDWEMVGRYYEDFKIDLKTGEANLTQLYLQEALDFISKQQASQQPFFLYWAIDATHAPVYASKQFLGTSQRGLYGDAVREIDDSIGKILKHLQQLGISENTFVFFTSDNGAALISAPKQGGSNGPFLCGKQTTFEGGMREPAIAWWPGHIPAGGVSHQLGSVMDLFSTSLSLANLPPPSDRQIDGIDLLPAILQGKLIDRPIFYYRGNELMAVRAGLYKAHYWTWSNSWEEHSKGIDFCPGQSVAGVTTHTQEEHTILPLLFHLGRDPGEKYPLSFASEEYQRAVERISGLVQQHKAALVPGQPQLNVCDQAVMLSLSSLPALPLRLCYHPTLRAEKLPKWMELIIVEKLWLQKWSLDFKSCSDKWIISVANWSLGTNNLGS
- the GALNS gene encoding N-acetylgalactosamine-6-sulfatase isoform X5 codes for the protein MASAALRPLCLCWALGPLWLCWALGPAAAATNTNILLLLMDDMGWGDLGAFGEPSKETPNLDQMAAEGMLFLDFYTANPLCSPSRAALLTGRLPVRNGFYTTNGHARNAYTPQDIVGGIQDSELLLPELLKKAGYTNKIIGKWHLGHRPQFHPLRHGFHEWFGSPNCHFGPYDNRERPNIPVYRDWEMVGRYYEDFKIDLKTGEANLTQLYLQEALDFISKQQASQQPFFLYWAIDATHAPVYASKQFLGTSQRGLYGDAVREIDDSIGKILKHLQQLGISENTFVFFTSDNGAALISAPKQGGSNGPFLCGKQTTFEGGMREPAIAWWPGHIPAGGVSHQLGSVMDLFSTSLSLANLPPPSDRQIDGIDLLPAILQGKLIDRPIFYYRGNELMAVRAGLYKAHYWTWSNSWEEHSKGIDFCPGQSVAGVTTHTQEEHTILPLLFHLGRDPGEKYPLSPLSYTTAPSLPGQPPHSESAGRGVKHPEILLRMLLDLFGC
- the GALNS gene encoding N-acetylgalactosamine-6-sulfatase isoform X4, producing the protein MGWGDLGAFGEPSKETPNLDQMAAEGMLFLDFYTANPLCSPSRAALLTGRLPVRNGFYTTNGHARNAYTPQDIVGGIQDSELLLPELLKKAGYTNKIIGKWHLGHRPQFHPLRHGFHEWFGSPNCHFGPYDNRERPNIPVYRDWEMVGRYYEDFKIDLKTGEANLTQLYLQEALDFISKQQASQQPFFLYWAIDATHAPVYASKQFLGTSQRGLYGDAVREIDDSIGKILKHLQQLGISENTFVFFTSDNGAALISAPKQGGSNGPFLCGKQTTFEGGMREPAIAWWPGHIPAGGVSHQLGSVMDLFSTSLSLANLPPPSDRQIDGIDLLPAILQGKLIDRPIFYYRGNELMAVRAGLYKAHYWTWSNSWEEHSKGIDFCPGQSVAGVTTHTQEEHTILPLLFHLGRDPGEKYPLSFASEEYQRAVERISGLVQQHKAALVPGQPQLNVCDQAVMLSLSSLPALPLRLCYHPTLRAEKLPKWMELIIVEKLWLQKWSLDFKSCSDKWIISVANWSLGTNNLGS
- the GALNS gene encoding N-acetylgalactosamine-6-sulfatase isoform X3, producing MASAALRPLCLCWALGPLWLCWALGPAAAATNTNILLLLMDDMGWGDLGAFGEPSKETPNLDQMAAEGMLFLDFYTANPLCSPSRAALLTGRLPVRNGFYTTNGHARNAYTPQDIVGGIQDSELLLPELLKKAGYTNKIIGKWHLGHRPQFHPLRHGFHEWFGSPNCHFGPYDNRERPNIPVYRDWEMVGRYYEDFKIDLKTGEANLTQLYLQEALDFISKQQASQQPFFLYWAIDATHAPVYASKQFLGTSQRGLYGDAVREIDDSIGKILKHLQQLGISENTFVFFTSDNGAALISAPKQGGSNGPFLCGKQTTFEGGMREPAIAWWPGHIPAGGVSHQLGSVMDLFSTSLSLANLPPPSDRQIDGIDLLPAILQGKLIDRPIFYYRGNELMAVRAGLYKAHYWTWSNSWEEHSKGIDFCPGQSVAGVTTHTQEEHTILPLLFHLGRDPGEKYPLSFASEEYQRAVERISGLVQQHKAALVPGQPQLNVCDQAVMNWSPPGCEKLGKCLKAPESDPKKCSWPH